One part of the Musa acuminata AAA Group cultivar baxijiao chromosome BXJ1-5, Cavendish_Baxijiao_AAA, whole genome shotgun sequence genome encodes these proteins:
- the LOC135584535 gene encoding uncharacterized protein LOC135584535 isoform X1 — protein sequence MTKTSYRRQSQSRRDNVGCMWGLIAQKFLSDKKHGNIRNAGSGYSKIKLDSLRNFQNRHKGSLVDEIREDQVDLGKMSVKVHMEEEMFQRPEKKITNEEAQRVTSKLQNKFHPEKYYKRSEKLKVISDAQMNNLADSPGFVGHQSDSMDLTEKSLLNFDLASFLIELYSYTCQEIHAESKKKFYFLPASGSIGQKIDSHLDELDDHLDQKISFFQKTLADVAQAIISQKSMVENQLDGRCIIHSKEFINALYTLNSDKELFLKLLEDPESLLLKHIQCLHITQVGKVSKLESDKCLENVQSSGEQDHSKGKCEESNRNQLFHKQKKYSFSWKKVKSMGTSNESPSSNGLNRIVDLKPYAVRNQNCSVISTSTSTQSHDVQMHDKDRFHFSLQEIKRRLRRIIGESKKSRHIISMDGILHKIPVATCKMMNSETTISGSASSSSFDITKLSGCYSIDKRKDEKNNSEQCKVKINSCVSSSRSQSLIYEEAKKHLAEMLDTKVDSLPKVQVLESLERVLSLSRFNELCPISNPQRDNELTMPPEETGDSSLQHLKQEDLIDTNMQDISYIGEDLNNKGSREILGAAATKSIANIKQMDVPLETNEPIVVSKICEEEEESYTLQEMGSSEERSLTLPSSFVGENSSDSESTTEKPDQLNSVSILDTFLSEDITSPESSKLEHYVMQKQNRRISYEDSDNYLRIITLPDVKDRDRLHVNQAMYDYIRVILGASGLMNELLERWDVTDHLLEPSLFDGVEIFSFFPQDNSKLLFDCINEVLVEIQEKFSSYTPGLSFIKRNFLLAPLGESLIQEVYKGVDRHLHLQFLNTLDQIINKDLEHRSWMNLQSETKNMTCEICDSILDDLIEETVYDMWF from the exons ATGACAAAAACATCCTATAGAAGACAATCACAATCTCGAAGGGACAATGTTGGATGTATGTGGGGTTTGATAGCTCAAAAGTTCCTTTCAGATAAGAAACATGGGAACATCAGAAATGCTG GCAGTGGATATTCGAAAATCAAACTTGATTCACTTAGAAATTTCCAGAATAGACACAAAGGCAGT CTTGTTGATGAAATCAGAGAAGATCAGGTTGATTTGGGTAAAATGAGTGTGAAAGTACATATGGAGGAAGAGATGTTTCAACGTCCCGAAAAGAAGATTACAAATGAAGAAGCACAAAGAGTAACATCTAAATTGCAAAATAAGTTCCATCCTGAGAAATATTATAAGAGAAGCGAGAAATTGAAGGTAATTTCAGATGCTCAGATGAACAATCTGGCTGATTCTCCTGGCTTTGTTGGTCATCAGTCTGATAGTATGGATCTAACTGAAAAATCTTTGCTCAACTTTGACCTTGCTTCATTTTTGATAGAGTTATACAGTTATACATGTCAAGAAATTCATGCAGAATCGAAAAAAAAGTTTTACTTTCTTCCTGCCTCAGGAAGTATTGGTCAAAAGATTGATAGCCatcttgatgaacttgatgatcATCTTGATCAAAAGATCTCTTTCTTTCAAAAGACACTAGCAGATGTTGCGCAGGCCATTATAAGTCAGAAGTCAATGGTTGAAAACCAACTTGATGGACGATGCATTATCCATTCCAAAGAATTCATCAATGCATTATACACCTTGAATTCAGATAAGGAGTTGTTTCTGAAGCTTCTTGAAGATCCAGAATCACTTTTGCTTAAACATATACAATGTCTTCACATTACTCAGGTAGGGAAAGTATCCAAACTGGAATCAGATAAATGTTTAGAGAATGTTCAGTCATCAGGGGAACAGGatcatagtaaagggaaatgcgaAGAATCAAACAGAAATCAATTGTTCCACAAACAGAAAAAATACAGTTTTTCCTGGAAGAAAGTCAAGTCAATGGGAACATCCAATGAAAGTCCAAGTTCCAATGGTTTAAACAGAATTGTTGATCTGAAGCCATATGCAGTACGAAATCAAAATTGTTCTGTTATAAGTACAAGCACTTCAACTCAATCTCATGATGTTCAAATGCATGATAAAGACAGATTTCATTTTTCCCTTCAAGAAATCAAAAGAAGACTCCGGCGTATAATTGGTGAGAGCAAAAAATCACGACACATAATATCCATGGATGGTATTCTTCACAAAATTCCTGTTGCTACATGTAAAATGATGAATAGTGAAACAACGATATCGGGCTCAGCAAGCAGTTCTTCTTTTGATATTACAAAGCTATCTGGATGTTATTCCATTGACAAGAGAAAAGATGAGAAAAACAATTCAGAACAATGTAAAGTTAAAATCAACAGTTGTGTTTCTTCCTCGAGATCACAGTCTTTGATATATGAAGAAGCCAAGAAGCATCTTGCTGAGATGCTAGACACCAAAGTAGACAGTTTGCCTAAGGTCCAAGTTTTAGAATCTTTGGAGAGAGTACTTTCTCTCTCAAGATTCAATGAATTATGTCCTATATCCAATCCTCAAAGAGACAATGAGCTCACTATGCCACCTGAGGAGACAGGAGATTCCTCCTTACAACACTTGAAGCAAGAAG ATCTCATTGATACCAATATGCAGGACATATCATACATTGGAGAAGACTTGAACAACAAAG GAAGCAGAGAGATCCTGGGAGCAGCTGCTACCAAGAGCATTGCGAACATTAAGCAGATGGATGTACCATTGGAGACAAATGAGCCAATTGTTGTAAGTAAAatatgtgaagaagaagaagagtcttatacattacaagaaatg GGTTCATCTGAAGAGAGGTCACTAACCCTGCCAAGTTCCTTTGTTGGAGAAAATTCATCAGATTCTGAAAGCACCACTGAAAAACCAGATCAACTAAATTCAGTATCCATTCTTGACACATTCTTGTCGGAAGATATTACCAGCCCCGAGTCCTCTAAACTAGAACACT ATGTCATGCAAAAACAAAATCGACGAATTAGTTATGAAGACAGTGACAATTATTTGAGAATTATAACCTTGCCAGATGTGAAGGACAGAGATCGTCTTCATGTCAATCAAGCTATGTATGATTATATAAGAGTTATCTTGGGAGCCTCAGGCCTGATGAACGAACTCTTAGAGAGATGGGATGTAACAGACCATTTACTCGAACCATCTTTGTTTGATGGAGTGGagatcttttctttcttcccgCAAGACAATTCTAAGCTTCTCTTTGATTGCATCAATGAAGTCCTTGTCGAGATACAAGAGAAGTTTTCAAGTTATACCCCAGGGCTATCTTTTATCAAGCGAAATTTTCTGCTTGCTCCTCTGGGGGAAAGCTTAATTCAAGAAGTTTATAAGGGTGTTGATCGGCATCTTCATTTGCAGTTCCTGAACAcattagatcaaataataaataaagattTGGAGCATAGAAGTTGGATGAACCTCCAATCTGAAACCAAGAACATGACGTGTGAGATATGCGATTCCATCTTAGATGATCTAATCGAAGAAACTGTTTACGACATGTGGTTTTGA
- the LOC103985659 gene encoding rop guanine nucleotide exchange factor 3 produces the protein MDSSSVSDDNSELDFHPSSDRLTRSNTDMGCSTPGCNSIDYSRTISTVSTYSEVNDENSSPYDPPPVGWPISKLVGRASPDLSKHGRKKTDDMLDWKPGSQDISLSELEMMKEKFSKLLLGEDMSGGGKGVCSAVALSNAITNLYATVFGHFYKLEPVSPEKKNMWRREMDCLLSVCDYIVEFFPSSQTLPDGTTLDIMATRPRSDIYLNLPALEKLDAMLLDILNSFKKTEFWYVEEGKQSPSASSRSFRRVVQRKDEKWWLPVPCVPDSGLSEEAQRALQKRRDCANQIHKAAMAINNSILAEMEVPESYMASLPKSGRLGVGDSIYRYMSTIEPFSPDHLLDGLNISSEHDALEIADRVEASMHVWWRKASMHTSKSSWDMVKDLVADENKNQILASKAETLLLCLKQRYPGLSQTTLDTSKIQYNKDVGQAILESYSRVLEGLAFNIVAWIDDVLFVDASVRKRLRATQQRSQKESLL, from the exons ATGGATAGTTCCTCAGTGTCTGATGATAACTCGGAGCTGGATTTCCATCCCTCCTCAGATCGGTTGACAAGATCAAACACAGATATGGGATGCTCCACCCCTGGATGCAATTCGATCGACTACAGCCGCACAATCTCCACAGTCTCAACCTACTCTGAGGTCAACGATGAGAACAGCAGCCCATATGATCCCCCTCCGGTTGGATGGCCAATCTCTAAGCTTGTCGGACGGGCATCACCTGATTTAAGCAAACATGGAAGAAAGAAGACTGATGATATGCTCGACTGGAAACCAGGATCTCAAGATATATCACTTTCAG AGCTTGAGATGATGAAGGAGAAGTTCTCAAAGCTGTTGTTGGGTGAAGACATGTCAGGAGGTGGCAAAGGAGTTTGTTCAGCTGTAGCACTTTCAAATGCCATTACCAACCTCTATG CTACTGTATTTGGCCACTTCTATAAATTAGAGCCTGTGTCACCTGAAAAGAAGAACATGTGGAGGAGAGAGATGGATTGCCTTTTGTCGGTCTGTGATTACATAGTTGAATTTTTTCCTTCTTCTCAAACCTTGCCAGATGGGACTACTCTTGAT ATCATGGCAACAAGACCAAGATCAGATATCTACTTGAACCTTCCTGCACTTGAAAAGCTAGATGCCATGCTTCTT GACATACTGAACAGCTTTAAGAAAACAGAATTCTGGTATGTTGAAGAAGGCAAACAATCACCAAGTGCCTCCTCAAGGTCCTTCCGTCGGGTAGTTCAAAGAAAAGATGAAAAATGGTGGCTGCCTGTCCCATGTGTTCCTGACTCTGGCCTGTCCGAGGAAGCACAGAGGGCATTGCAGAAAAGGCGTGATTGtgcaaatcaaatccacaaagcaGCCATGGCCATCAACAATAGCATACTAGCTGAAATGGAAGTCCCAGAGTCATACATGGCATCCCTTCCAAAG AGTGGCAGATTAGGTGTAGGAGATTCAATCTACcgctacatgtcaacaatagagcCCTTCTCTCCAGATCATCTTCTTGATGGCCTCAATATATCTTCAGAACATGATGCACTTGAGATAGCAGACCGTGTGGAGGCTTCAATGCATGTATGGTGGCGAAAGGCAAGCATGCATACTTCCAAGTCATCATGGGATATGGTCAAGGATCTGGTGGCTGATGAAAACAAAAATCAGATACTTGCATCTAAAGCAGAGACTCTCCTGCTATGTTTGAAACAAAGATACCCTGGCCTGTCACAGACAACTCTAGATACCAGCAAAATCCAGTACAATAAG GATGTTGGACAAGCAATTCTTGAGAGTTACTCAAGGGTACTGGAAGGTTTAGCATTCAACATTGTTGCATGGATCGATGACGTTCTTTTTGTGGATGCATCTGTTAGAAAACGGTTAAGAGCAACTCAACAACGAAGTCAAAAAGAGAGTCTTCTTTAA
- the LOC135584535 gene encoding uncharacterized protein LOC135584535 isoform X2 — protein sequence MGTSEMLAVDIRKSNLIHLEISRIDTKAVEDQVDLGKMSVKVHMEEEMFQRPEKKITNEEAQRVTSKLQNKFHPEKYYKRSEKLKVISDAQMNNLADSPGFVGHQSDSMDLTEKSLLNFDLASFLIELYSYTCQEIHAESKKKFYFLPASGSIGQKIDSHLDELDDHLDQKISFFQKTLADVAQAIISQKSMVENQLDGRCIIHSKEFINALYTLNSDKELFLKLLEDPESLLLKHIQCLHITQVGKVSKLESDKCLENVQSSGEQDHSKGKCEESNRNQLFHKQKKYSFSWKKVKSMGTSNESPSSNGLNRIVDLKPYAVRNQNCSVISTSTSTQSHDVQMHDKDRFHFSLQEIKRRLRRIIGESKKSRHIISMDGILHKIPVATCKMMNSETTISGSASSSSFDITKLSGCYSIDKRKDEKNNSEQCKVKINSCVSSSRSQSLIYEEAKKHLAEMLDTKVDSLPKVQVLESLERVLSLSRFNELCPISNPQRDNELTMPPEETGDSSLQHLKQEDLIDTNMQDISYIGEDLNNKGSREILGAAATKSIANIKQMDVPLETNEPIVVSKICEEEEESYTLQEMGSSEERSLTLPSSFVGENSSDSESTTEKPDQLNSVSILDTFLSEDITSPESSKLEHYVMQKQNRRISYEDSDNYLRIITLPDVKDRDRLHVNQAMYDYIRVILGASGLMNELLERWDVTDHLLEPSLFDGVEIFSFFPQDNSKLLFDCINEVLVEIQEKFSSYTPGLSFIKRNFLLAPLGESLIQEVYKGVDRHLHLQFLNTLDQIINKDLEHRSWMNLQSETKNMTCEICDSILDDLIEETVYDMWF from the exons ATGGGAACATCAGAAATGCTG GCAGTGGATATTCGAAAATCAAACTTGATTCACTTAGAAATTTCCAGAATAGACACAAAGGCAGT AGAAGATCAGGTTGATTTGGGTAAAATGAGTGTGAAAGTACATATGGAGGAAGAGATGTTTCAACGTCCCGAAAAGAAGATTACAAATGAAGAAGCACAAAGAGTAACATCTAAATTGCAAAATAAGTTCCATCCTGAGAAATATTATAAGAGAAGCGAGAAATTGAAGGTAATTTCAGATGCTCAGATGAACAATCTGGCTGATTCTCCTGGCTTTGTTGGTCATCAGTCTGATAGTATGGATCTAACTGAAAAATCTTTGCTCAACTTTGACCTTGCTTCATTTTTGATAGAGTTATACAGTTATACATGTCAAGAAATTCATGCAGAATCGAAAAAAAAGTTTTACTTTCTTCCTGCCTCAGGAAGTATTGGTCAAAAGATTGATAGCCatcttgatgaacttgatgatcATCTTGATCAAAAGATCTCTTTCTTTCAAAAGACACTAGCAGATGTTGCGCAGGCCATTATAAGTCAGAAGTCAATGGTTGAAAACCAACTTGATGGACGATGCATTATCCATTCCAAAGAATTCATCAATGCATTATACACCTTGAATTCAGATAAGGAGTTGTTTCTGAAGCTTCTTGAAGATCCAGAATCACTTTTGCTTAAACATATACAATGTCTTCACATTACTCAGGTAGGGAAAGTATCCAAACTGGAATCAGATAAATGTTTAGAGAATGTTCAGTCATCAGGGGAACAGGatcatagtaaagggaaatgcgaAGAATCAAACAGAAATCAATTGTTCCACAAACAGAAAAAATACAGTTTTTCCTGGAAGAAAGTCAAGTCAATGGGAACATCCAATGAAAGTCCAAGTTCCAATGGTTTAAACAGAATTGTTGATCTGAAGCCATATGCAGTACGAAATCAAAATTGTTCTGTTATAAGTACAAGCACTTCAACTCAATCTCATGATGTTCAAATGCATGATAAAGACAGATTTCATTTTTCCCTTCAAGAAATCAAAAGAAGACTCCGGCGTATAATTGGTGAGAGCAAAAAATCACGACACATAATATCCATGGATGGTATTCTTCACAAAATTCCTGTTGCTACATGTAAAATGATGAATAGTGAAACAACGATATCGGGCTCAGCAAGCAGTTCTTCTTTTGATATTACAAAGCTATCTGGATGTTATTCCATTGACAAGAGAAAAGATGAGAAAAACAATTCAGAACAATGTAAAGTTAAAATCAACAGTTGTGTTTCTTCCTCGAGATCACAGTCTTTGATATATGAAGAAGCCAAGAAGCATCTTGCTGAGATGCTAGACACCAAAGTAGACAGTTTGCCTAAGGTCCAAGTTTTAGAATCTTTGGAGAGAGTACTTTCTCTCTCAAGATTCAATGAATTATGTCCTATATCCAATCCTCAAAGAGACAATGAGCTCACTATGCCACCTGAGGAGACAGGAGATTCCTCCTTACAACACTTGAAGCAAGAAG ATCTCATTGATACCAATATGCAGGACATATCATACATTGGAGAAGACTTGAACAACAAAG GAAGCAGAGAGATCCTGGGAGCAGCTGCTACCAAGAGCATTGCGAACATTAAGCAGATGGATGTACCATTGGAGACAAATGAGCCAATTGTTGTAAGTAAAatatgtgaagaagaagaagagtcttatacattacaagaaatg GGTTCATCTGAAGAGAGGTCACTAACCCTGCCAAGTTCCTTTGTTGGAGAAAATTCATCAGATTCTGAAAGCACCACTGAAAAACCAGATCAACTAAATTCAGTATCCATTCTTGACACATTCTTGTCGGAAGATATTACCAGCCCCGAGTCCTCTAAACTAGAACACT ATGTCATGCAAAAACAAAATCGACGAATTAGTTATGAAGACAGTGACAATTATTTGAGAATTATAACCTTGCCAGATGTGAAGGACAGAGATCGTCTTCATGTCAATCAAGCTATGTATGATTATATAAGAGTTATCTTGGGAGCCTCAGGCCTGATGAACGAACTCTTAGAGAGATGGGATGTAACAGACCATTTACTCGAACCATCTTTGTTTGATGGAGTGGagatcttttctttcttcccgCAAGACAATTCTAAGCTTCTCTTTGATTGCATCAATGAAGTCCTTGTCGAGATACAAGAGAAGTTTTCAAGTTATACCCCAGGGCTATCTTTTATCAAGCGAAATTTTCTGCTTGCTCCTCTGGGGGAAAGCTTAATTCAAGAAGTTTATAAGGGTGTTGATCGGCATCTTCATTTGCAGTTCCTGAACAcattagatcaaataataaataaagattTGGAGCATAGAAGTTGGATGAACCTCCAATCTGAAACCAAGAACATGACGTGTGAGATATGCGATTCCATCTTAGATGATCTAATCGAAGAAACTGTTTACGACATGTGGTTTTGA